In the genome of Flavobacterium panacagri, one region contains:
- a CDS encoding PorP/SprF family type IX secretion system membrane protein, which produces MKSKINIILALFIIIIFLERAYGQQTPVFSSYNYNAVLINPAHAGYYPDIDIAMTTNGYFNSVDGSPKNFDLSVNKLTWGEKIGLAGGIAHDQIGVTNTTSFFTSYSYKIYYDPDYKHGKWWAYDPSIISFGVTAGAMLYNENLTRLGIENDPEFQENINSFTPTFGVGFLYNRDQIYFGLSSPNLLSSAFNSSNNTNLKNVYYSYLGYKFFTNRFHEVLVNPSFLLKYVEGAPLQADMNLLINYKNKIEFGGGYRTSKTLNFLAGFHLSDNFRVICTYNKAIDNVVIPDTFGLVLNYRLGNGFE; this is translated from the coding sequence ATGAAAAGTAAAATCAATATAATCTTAGCTTTATTTATAATCATCATTTTTTTAGAAAGAGCCTACGGACAGCAGACACCCGTTTTTTCAAGTTATAATTACAATGCCGTTTTAATAAATCCTGCTCATGCCGGTTATTATCCGGATATCGATATTGCCATGACGACCAATGGTTATTTTAATTCGGTAGACGGAAGCCCGAAAAATTTTGATCTTTCAGTAAATAAACTAACATGGGGAGAAAAAATTGGTCTGGCAGGAGGAATAGCGCACGATCAGATAGGAGTAACCAATACAACCAGTTTCTTTACGTCGTATTCCTATAAAATTTACTACGATCCTGATTACAAACATGGAAAATGGTGGGCTTATGATCCCAGTATTATTTCGTTTGGAGTTACAGCAGGAGCCATGCTTTATAATGAAAACCTGACTCGGTTAGGAATCGAAAATGATCCTGAATTTCAGGAAAACATCAATAGTTTTACGCCTACGTTCGGAGTTGGATTTTTATACAATCGGGATCAGATTTATTTTGGTTTATCTTCTCCAAATTTATTGAGCTCTGCTTTCAATTCCAGCAACAATACTAATTTAAAAAATGTTTATTACAGTTATTTGGGATATAAATTTTTTACCAACCGCTTTCATGAAGTCTTAGTAAATCCCAGTTTTTTGCTCAAATATGTTGAAGGAGCGCCCTTACAGGCCGATATGAATCTTTTAATCAATTATAAAAATAAAATAGAATTTGGCGGAGGTTACCGAACTTCAAAGACATTGAACTTTTTAGCCGGATTTCATCTTTCAGACAATTTTAGGGTTATCTGCACTTACAATAAAGCAATTGATAATGTAGTAATTCCAGACACTTTTGGATTAGTTTTAAATTACAGATTAGGAAACGGTTTCGAATAA
- a CDS encoding YbhB/YbcL family Raf kinase inhibitor-like protein, whose product MKKLSMILAISAIFSTPIFAQKTFTLNSKDLGGETTKIQEFNGFGCSGENQSPQLSWKNAPEGTKSFAVTMYDPDAPTGSGFWHWVVVDIPANVNELVTNAGTKNLVPKGAIQSVTDYGIKGFGGPCPPVGHGYHQYIITVYALKTDKLGTDENTNPAVVGFNLWNQTLAKASIVAYYKR is encoded by the coding sequence ATGAAAAAGCTAAGTATGATTTTGGCGATATCAGCCATTTTTTCAACACCAATTTTTGCACAGAAAACATTTACTTTAAACAGTAAAGATTTAGGAGGAGAAACTACTAAAATTCAGGAATTCAACGGTTTTGGATGTTCTGGAGAAAACCAGTCTCCACAGTTATCATGGAAAAATGCTCCAGAAGGAACTAAAAGTTTTGCGGTAACAATGTACGATCCTGATGCGCCTACAGGAAGCGGATTCTGGCATTGGGTTGTAGTGGATATTCCTGCCAATGTAAACGAATTGGTTACCAATGCAGGAACTAAAAATTTGGTTCCAAAAGGTGCAATTCAAAGTGTAACCGATTATGGGATCAAAGGATTTGGAGGGCCATGTCCTCCGGTTGGTCACGGATATCATCAATACATTATTACAGTTTATGCTTTAAAAACAGATAAACTAGGAACTGATGAAAATACAAATCCTGCTGTAGTTGGCTTTAATCTTTGGAATCAGACTTTAGCAAAAGCCAGTATTGTAGCTTATTACAAACGATAA
- the uxuA gene encoding mannonate dehydratase, which yields MQQAMRWFGPQDNVKLIDIKQAGATGIVTALHQIPVGEIWTVEAIKERQEIIRNYGLEWTVVESLPVHEEIKRASGNYQQYIENYKISLQNLAECGIKIITYNFMPILDWVRTNHNFINEDGSKALLYNQDAFTFFDVFLLKRPNSENDYSDAEKEKALQFGNQLLEDEKALLFKNVLLGLPGSKINFTAEQILALLENYAEIDNQKLRENLIYFLSEVTPIAEKNQQKLAIHPDDPPFSVLGLPRIVSTEADLKAIFDAVPSTANGLCYCTGSLSADPKNNLEKIIDDFGDRIHFLHLRNTIRESETIFRESEHLNGDVKMEVIVEKLLLLMHKTKTSLPMRPDHGFLHRVDEETETYPGYSLTGRLKGLAELRGLEMGIGYKLNL from the coding sequence ATGCAGCAAGCCATGCGTTGGTTTGGGCCTCAAGACAACGTAAAACTTATCGATATTAAGCAAGCTGGTGCAACGGGAATTGTAACCGCATTGCATCAAATTCCCGTTGGCGAAATCTGGACTGTTGAAGCTATAAAAGAAAGACAGGAAATCATTCGCAATTATGGATTGGAATGGACTGTGGTTGAAAGTCTTCCTGTTCATGAAGAAATCAAACGAGCTTCGGGAAATTATCAGCAATATATTGAAAATTATAAAATCAGTTTGCAAAATCTGGCGGAGTGCGGCATCAAAATTATAACCTATAATTTCATGCCGATTCTGGACTGGGTGCGAACTAATCATAATTTTATAAACGAAGACGGAAGCAAAGCTTTGCTGTACAATCAGGATGCGTTTACTTTTTTTGATGTTTTTCTTTTGAAAAGACCTAATTCTGAAAACGATTATTCTGATGCTGAAAAAGAAAAAGCGTTACAATTCGGAAATCAATTATTGGAAGATGAAAAAGCATTATTATTTAAAAATGTTTTGTTGGGATTGCCGGGAAGTAAAATCAATTTTACGGCAGAACAGATTTTAGCTCTTTTAGAAAATTATGCCGAAATCGACAATCAAAAATTAAGAGAAAACCTGATTTATTTTTTATCAGAAGTAACTCCGATTGCGGAGAAAAACCAACAAAAATTAGCGATTCATCCCGATGATCCACCGTTTTCGGTTTTAGGACTTCCAAGAATTGTTTCAACAGAAGCCGATTTGAAAGCGATTTTTGACGCGGTTCCATCAACAGCAAACGGATTGTGTTATTGCACTGGTTCGTTAAGTGCCGATCCTAAAAACAATCTGGAAAAAATAATAGACGATTTCGGAGACCGAATTCACTTTTTACATCTGAGAAATACCATCCGCGAAAGCGAAACTATTTTTAGGGAATCAGAGCATTTAAACGGTGATGTCAAAATGGAAGTCATTGTTGAGAAATTATTGTTATTAATGCATAAAACCAAAACAAGCCTGCCAATGCGCCCAGATCATGGTTTTCTGCATCGAGTTGATGAAGAAACCGAAACATATCCTGGTTATTCGTTGACTGGAAGATTAAAAGGTTTGGCAGAGTTACGAGGTTTGGAAATGGGAATTGGGTATAAATTGAATTTGTAA
- a CDS encoding alpha-glucuronidase family glycosyl hydrolase, producing MISLRFVFLFLLISFSASAQKDYKLWLQYNAVTSSAVASEYKNNLKGIVVLGNSETIRIAEKELKTGFLDMLGNIPEVKQDVKGENNLIVGSQLNFSSEIKSELKADFEKINNEGFIIKSISLKSKKQIVITGKNDVAVLYGVFHFLRILQTNKSVKNLSIIDSPKTNIRILNHWDNLDRTVERGYASFSLWNWQKLPDFIDQRYIDYARANASIGINGTVLTNVNANALILTPQYLEKVEALANVFRPYGIKVYLTARFSAPIEIGNLKTADPKDPEVINWWKNKSAEIYKRIPDFGGFLVKANSEGQPGPQNYGRDHVDGANMLADAVAPFGGVIMWRAFVYSEHDANDRAKQAYAEFQPYDGKFKGNVIVQVKNGAIDFQPREPFHPLFGAMPKTPLMMEFQITQEYLGFSTHLVFLPKLFQEVLESDTYQKGKGSTVAKVVDGTLYQNKLTGIAGVANIGNDLNWTGHPFAQANWYGFGRLAWNPYLDSETIADEWLRSTFSNDENFIKPIKNIMIESREAVVNYMAPLGLHHIMDTGHHYGPGPWVSNLSRPEWNPTYYHKADKNGIGFDRSKSGTNAVSQYAPEVAKLFDNLETCPEKELLWFHHVSWDYKLKNGQTLWNGLALKYQGGVNQVREMQNVWDKTEKYVDSERFNEVKMLLEIQYKEAKWWRDACLLYFQQFSGKELPAGVEKPTQTLEYFKSLKFPFAPGNG from the coding sequence ATGATCTCATTAAGATTTGTTTTCCTGTTTCTTCTGATTTCCTTTTCGGCTTCGGCACAAAAGGATTATAAATTGTGGCTTCAATATAATGCAGTAACTAGCTCAGCAGTAGCTTCAGAATACAAAAACAATCTTAAAGGCATTGTTGTTTTGGGAAATTCCGAAACCATTAGAATTGCTGAAAAAGAACTCAAAACAGGGTTTTTGGATATGTTGGGAAATATTCCTGAAGTCAAACAAGATGTTAAAGGAGAGAACAATCTTATCGTTGGCTCCCAATTGAATTTCAGTTCGGAAATCAAATCGGAACTGAAAGCGGATTTCGAAAAAATCAATAATGAAGGATTTATTATCAAATCCATTTCACTTAAAAGTAAAAAACAAATTGTTATTACAGGAAAAAACGATGTTGCTGTTTTATATGGAGTTTTTCATTTCTTGAGAATTTTGCAGACCAATAAATCTGTTAAAAATTTAAGTATTATTGATTCTCCAAAAACGAATATCAGAATTCTGAATCATTGGGATAATCTTGACAGAACGGTAGAACGTGGTTATGCCAGTTTTTCGTTATGGAACTGGCAAAAACTTCCAGATTTTATTGACCAACGTTATATTGATTACGCTAGAGCGAATGCCTCAATAGGAATCAACGGAACGGTTTTAACCAATGTAAATGCAAACGCCTTAATTCTGACTCCACAATATTTAGAAAAGGTTGAAGCCTTAGCGAATGTCTTCAGACCTTACGGAATAAAAGTCTATTTAACCGCAAGATTTTCGGCACCAATTGAAATCGGAAATTTAAAAACGGCTGATCCAAAAGATCCTGAAGTTATTAATTGGTGGAAAAATAAGTCGGCTGAAATCTATAAACGAATCCCAGATTTTGGTGGGTTTTTAGTAAAAGCCAATTCTGAAGGTCAGCCTGGTCCTCAAAATTATGGCAGAGATCATGTTGACGGAGCAAATATGCTGGCTGATGCCGTTGCACCTTTTGGTGGTGTAATTATGTGGAGAGCCTTTGTATATTCTGAACATGATGCCAATGATCGCGCTAAACAAGCTTATGCCGAATTTCAGCCATATGACGGGAAATTCAAAGGCAATGTAATCGTTCAGGTAAAAAACGGGGCGATTGATTTTCAGCCTAGAGAACCATTTCATCCATTATTTGGAGCGATGCCAAAAACGCCTCTCATGATGGAATTTCAAATTACGCAGGAATATTTAGGTTTCAGCACGCATTTGGTTTTTCTGCCTAAATTATTTCAGGAAGTTTTAGAATCAGATACGTATCAAAAAGGAAAAGGTTCGACAGTTGCCAAAGTCGTTGACGGCACTTTATATCAAAATAAACTAACGGGAATTGCCGGCGTTGCCAATATTGGGAACGATTTAAACTGGACAGGACATCCTTTTGCGCAGGCGAATTGGTATGGTTTCGGAAGACTGGCTTGGAATCCGTATTTGGATTCGGAAACCATTGCTGACGAATGGTTAAGAAGCACTTTTTCTAACGATGAAAATTTTATAAAACCAATCAAAAATATAATGATTGAATCACGTGAAGCCGTTGTCAATTATATGGCTCCTTTGGGTTTGCATCATATTATGGATACTGGACATCATTACGGGCCTGGGCCTTGGGTTTCTAATTTATCAAGACCAGAATGGAATCCGACTTATTATCATAAAGCAGACAAAAACGGAATTGGTTTCGATAGATCGAAATCGGGTACAAATGCCGTTTCGCAATACGCTCCAGAAGTTGCCAAGCTTTTTGATAATTTAGAAACCTGTCCGGAAAAAGAGCTGCTATGGTTTCATCATGTTTCATGGGATTATAAACTAAAAAACGGACAAACGCTTTGGAATGGTTTAGCGCTGAAATATCAAGGAGGTGTAAACCAGGTTAGAGAAATGCAGAATGTTTGGGACAAAACTGAAAAATATGTAGACAGTGAACGTTTTAATGAAGTTAAAATGTTATTGGAAATCCAATATAAAGAAGCAAAGTGGTGGCGTGATGCCTGTTTGCTGTATTTTCAGCAATTCTCAGGAAAAGAGCTTCCTGCTGGAGTAGAAAAACCAACACAGACATTAGAGTATTTTAAATCATTAAAATTTCCTTTTGCACCGGGGAATGGGTAA
- a CDS encoding LacI family DNA-binding transcriptional regulator: MEENKHVTIYDIAERLNLATSTISRALKDHHTISDKTIKKVKKTAEEMGFVPNTLAAGLRGNKTRTIGVLIPTVTQPFLSSLISGIEITAQKSDYTVIIMQSHDSYEEEVNMAKSLYSNRVSGVICSLAMETRDTAHFHQFSNNNIPLVFVDRVPKDYNTFRVVIDNYSAGYKATKHLIEQGCIRIAHLTAGSELGNLYNERKRGYIEALKDHNIEVEEELIINLNSVTYEDGVRASNALFDLNPIPDGLFAPGDILAVSAIQTAKKRGIKVPEEFKVIGFNNDPISQIIDPNLSTITHPAEKMGKASAEIIIKNLKSSKSDDAKEITFLNTEVLARESSEK; the protein is encoded by the coding sequence ATGGAAGAAAATAAACATGTAACGATATACGATATTGCCGAGAGATTAAATTTGGCAACGTCTACTATTTCAAGAGCTTTAAAAGACCATCATACCATTAGTGACAAGACGATTAAGAAAGTAAAAAAAACCGCCGAAGAAATGGGATTTGTTCCTAATACTTTAGCTGCTGGTTTGCGCGGAAACAAAACCAGAACTATTGGTGTTTTAATCCCAACCGTTACACAGCCCTTTTTATCTTCATTAATCAGTGGGATCGAAATTACAGCCCAAAAATCGGATTATACGGTTATCATTATGCAGTCGCATGACTCGTATGAAGAAGAGGTCAATATGGCTAAATCATTGTATAGCAATCGTGTGAGCGGTGTGATTTGCTCTTTGGCAATGGAAACCAGAGATACAGCGCATTTTCATCAGTTTTCCAACAATAATATTCCGTTAGTTTTTGTCGACAGGGTTCCCAAGGATTACAATACTTTTAGAGTTGTTATTGATAATTACTCGGCAGGCTACAAAGCAACTAAACACCTTATTGAACAAGGCTGTATTCGTATTGCGCATTTAACAGCAGGCTCAGAATTAGGAAATTTATATAACGAAAGAAAAAGAGGGTATATAGAGGCCTTAAAAGATCATAATATTGAAGTGGAAGAAGAATTGATTATCAATCTAAATTCTGTTACTTACGAAGATGGTGTAAGAGCCAGCAATGCTTTATTTGATTTGAATCCAATTCCTGACGGATTGTTTGCTCCTGGAGATATTCTGGCGGTAAGTGCGATTCAGACGGCTAAAAAAAGAGGTATTAAAGTTCCAGAAGAATTTAAAGTAATTGGTTTTAATAATGACCCGATTTCACAGATTATAGATCCTAATTTATCGACTATCACACATCCTGCTGAAAAAATGGGAAAAGCTTCTGCAGAAATTATTATCAAAAATCTAAAGTCTTCTAAGAGTGATGATGCCAAAGAAATTACCTTCTTAAATACGGAAGTATTGGCAAGAGAATCTTCAGAAAAATAA
- a CDS encoding PepSY-like domain-containing protein, whose product MKTKIFLAMTLLILTISASAQKKIEVTELPKPAQEFLKKHFSHTTVVKAQKDPEHGEKGYEVKLKDGTEVEFWKDGSYREVDGGDNPIPSDFIPDNIKAYVAKNYPNEKITHIDYGHKDLDVDLTNKIDLEFTKDGKILKDKKNNVKK is encoded by the coding sequence ATGAAAACGAAGATATTTTTAGCCATGACACTGTTAATCCTGACAATTTCGGCCAGTGCACAAAAGAAAATTGAAGTAACCGAACTGCCAAAACCGGCACAGGAATTTTTAAAGAAACATTTTAGCCATACTACAGTGGTAAAAGCGCAAAAGGATCCTGAACACGGAGAAAAAGGCTATGAAGTTAAACTAAAAGATGGAACAGAAGTAGAGTTCTGGAAAGATGGTTCATATCGCGAAGTGGATGGCGGTGACAATCCAATTCCAAGTGATTTTATACCTGATAATATTAAAGCTTATGTCGCCAAAAATTATCCAAATGAAAAAATAACGCACATCGACTATGGACACAAAGATCTGGATGTTGATTTGACGAATAAAATTGATTTAGAATTTACCAAAGACGGTAAAATTCTAAAAGACAAAAAGAATAATGTAAAAAAATAG
- a CDS encoding response regulator transcription factor, which yields MKKINLLIADDHTMFLQGIMSLLEKEPNITIVGKAVNGNEALEIIQEGIVDFIILDVSMPEMDGIELSKILKKQHPNVKILIVSTHSNVMIISRLIRIGVNGYLLKNAEKEELLQAINRIASGENYFAEELEEKHLSNSSKIEKQVSNLTELSSREKEILVLIAHEYNTAEIAEKTFISLNTVNTHRRNLLSKLNAKNTAGLVKYAVENGLVD from the coding sequence ATGAAAAAAATTAACCTTCTTATTGCCGATGATCATACGATGTTCCTTCAGGGCATTATGTCTTTATTGGAAAAGGAACCGAATATTACTATCGTTGGAAAGGCCGTAAATGGAAATGAGGCTTTGGAAATCATTCAGGAAGGAATTGTTGATTTTATCATTCTGGATGTCAGCATGCCAGAAATGGACGGAATTGAGTTAAGCAAAATCCTAAAGAAACAGCATCCTAACGTGAAAATTCTGATTGTAAGCACGCACAGTAATGTGATGATTATTTCGAGATTAATCCGAATTGGAGTGAATGGTTATCTGCTGAAAAATGCCGAAAAAGAAGAACTACTGCAAGCAATTAATAGGATTGCGTCGGGAGAGAATTATTTTGCTGAAGAACTAGAGGAAAAACATCTTTCGAATAGTTCGAAAATTGAAAAGCAGGTTTCTAATTTAACAGAACTAAGTTCCCGCGAAAAAGAAATTTTAGTTTTGATTGCCCACGAATATAATACGGCCGAAATTGCTGAAAAAACGTTTATCAGCTTAAATACCGTAAATACGCACCGCCGTAATTTATTATCTAAACTGAATGCAAAAAATACGGCGGGTCTTGTAAAATACGCAGTTGAAAACGGTTTGGTCGATTGA
- a CDS encoding tetratricopeptide repeat-containing sensor histidine kinase, whose product MAIWSGRLYVLIFIFLSFGLQAQIENKKKTFVSKNSVKIKEDKNTLALYDLYNKGDEKKAYKKAHSILKSGFADNRALARTHLLLAYYFNKRAIIDSSIYYTNQALKFNTVVNDSLKSRLFSLGYNLLAINYKKRGLLNDSKKWHLKGIEVSQKYNEKNLFYTHTHGLAQTYSELGDYDNALKLFKQCLEYKDDNEIILGSYINIGDIYSRLKDYDNANIFYKKGKVLCEKTNNNQGRVIVLLGLGENYQLQHKLQEALKMFEEARAIADKNELNQLSIVSRSSIGNTYISLKKYNEAKLIFSEALQKSVHFGLLQNQSSIYDELRKIAILQDDYKSAYSFFEKSTLIKDSINNLQKIKEINELEVKYKTAQKQKEIEALKFENEAKKLVLANQEEAIKNMILQDEISKKNNENTILAYQNSSNKKRNEISLLKKDQQLKALEINQQKKIRWFTVIAFLILLIPIIGLLFQYYKRFKVQHLLNIKQSEITSQKIDGILKDQELELIKASISGQDKERQRISQELHDSIGGNLAAIKLQVNHLNASDFSTIQKISLQIDETYQQVRGISHTLLPKKFSQNKFLEVLESYLKNISDASKIKISFIPYPKKEINELNENIQVETFKIIQELLTNTIKHAKASEVEIQLNYIEDIVNLLFEDNGIGFDTTKYSKGIGFINLENRIKKLEGSFVIDSKLKRGTIINIEIPIPVSKTKNTIKGIDLKNQLDELKSN is encoded by the coding sequence ATGGCAATCTGGTCTGGAAGACTTTATGTATTGATTTTCATCTTTTTATCGTTCGGTCTGCAGGCTCAGATTGAAAATAAAAAGAAAACTTTCGTTTCCAAAAATTCCGTAAAAATTAAGGAGGATAAAAACACACTCGCACTTTATGATTTATACAATAAAGGAGATGAAAAAAAGGCATATAAAAAAGCACATTCTATCCTAAAATCGGGGTTTGCCGACAATAGAGCCCTCGCCCGAACCCATCTGCTTCTGGCTTATTATTTTAATAAAAGGGCGATTATTGATTCTTCTATATATTACACCAATCAGGCTTTAAAGTTCAACACGGTCGTAAACGATTCTTTAAAAAGCCGTCTTTTTTCGCTTGGTTACAATTTACTGGCCATCAATTATAAAAAAAGAGGTTTGCTGAATGACAGCAAAAAATGGCATTTAAAAGGAATCGAAGTTTCTCAAAAATACAATGAAAAAAATCTTTTCTATACACATACGCACGGTTTAGCACAAACTTACAGCGAATTGGGCGATTATGATAATGCGTTGAAATTGTTTAAACAATGTCTGGAATACAAAGACGACAATGAAATTATACTAGGCAGTTACATCAATATTGGGGATATTTATTCGAGGCTGAAAGATTATGACAACGCCAATATTTTTTATAAAAAAGGAAAAGTTCTCTGCGAAAAAACCAATAATAATCAGGGAAGAGTTATTGTTTTATTAGGTCTTGGCGAAAATTACCAATTGCAGCACAAACTTCAGGAAGCTTTAAAAATGTTTGAAGAAGCACGTGCTATTGCTGATAAAAATGAACTGAATCAGCTGTCTATTGTTTCAAGAAGCAGTATTGGTAATACGTATATTTCCTTAAAAAAATACAATGAAGCAAAACTGATTTTTTCTGAAGCGCTTCAGAAATCGGTTCACTTTGGACTGCTTCAAAATCAAAGTTCTATTTATGATGAGTTGAGGAAAATTGCCATTCTTCAGGACGATTATAAAAGTGCGTATTCATTTTTCGAAAAATCGACCCTTATAAAAGATTCGATCAATAATCTTCAGAAAATAAAAGAAATTAATGAGTTAGAAGTAAAATACAAAACGGCTCAAAAACAGAAGGAAATTGAGGCTTTGAAGTTTGAAAATGAAGCTAAAAAACTCGTTTTGGCGAATCAGGAAGAAGCGATCAAGAATATGATTCTTCAGGACGAAATTTCGAAGAAAAATAACGAAAACACGATTCTGGCGTATCAGAATTCATCAAACAAAAAACGAAATGAGATTTCTCTTTTGAAAAAAGACCAGCAGCTGAAAGCACTTGAAATTAATCAGCAGAAAAAAATAAGATGGTTTACGGTTATTGCTTTTCTGATTTTACTGATTCCGATAATTGGTCTTTTGTTTCAGTATTACAAACGTTTTAAAGTCCAGCATTTACTGAATATCAAACAGTCTGAAATCACTTCGCAAAAGATTGACGGAATTTTAAAAGATCAGGAACTGGAACTAATAAAAGCATCCATTAGCGGACAGGACAAGGAAAGACAACGCATTTCGCAGGAACTGCACGACAGCATTGGCGGAAATTTAGCAGCAATAAAACTTCAGGTGAATCATTTGAATGCTTCTGATTTTTCTACTATTCAGAAAATCAGTCTTCAAATCGATGAAACCTATCAGCAGGTTCGCGGTATATCGCATACGCTGCTTCCGAAAAAATTCAGCCAGAATAAGTTTTTGGAGGTTTTAGAATCGTATCTCAAAAATATCAGTGATGCGAGCAAGATTAAGATTTCTTTTATTCCGTATCCTAAAAAAGAGATTAATGAACTGAATGAAAATATTCAGGTGGAAACCTTTAAAATCATTCAGGAACTGCTGACAAATACAATTAAACATGCGAAGGCTTCGGAAGTAGAAATACAATTGAATTATATTGAAGATATTGTGAATCTTTTGTTTGAAGATAACGGAATTGGTTTTGATACCACAAAATATTCAAAAGGAATTGGCTTTATTAATCTGGAAAACCGAATTAAAAAACTGGAGGGTTCATTTGTTATTGATTCTAAATTAAAACGGGGTACAATCATTAATATTGAAATTCCGATTCCAGTTTCTAAAACCAAAAATACCATAAAAGGCATCGATCTAAAAAATCAGCTTGACGAATTAAAAAGCAACTAA
- a CDS encoding helix-turn-helix domain-containing protein — translation MKTITLPDEMDLEIAQSVHVVEYSSSKDVSKQQIILNQNIISFLIEGTKEVIFDNVALSIDPSKFIIMRSGNCLMTEKRISDTSNYKSILLFFSNEMVRNFIRKMESEKSESIEPKSVYDFGYDDFLKRFVESLIDIAKLSKTVQIKLLEVKFEEIMLYLTAQYGTDFLYSLITNNNQTAQKFIRTIENSHLDKLTVKELAFLCNMSVSTFKREFEKHYSASPMKWFQNKRLEHAHYLLNQEKSPSEVYFEAGYENLSSFSQAYKLKYGVTPREHKKV, via the coding sequence ATGAAAACCATTACACTTCCAGACGAAATGGATTTAGAAATAGCACAGTCGGTGCATGTTGTAGAATACAGCAGTTCTAAAGATGTTTCTAAACAGCAGATTATTCTCAATCAAAATATCATTAGTTTCCTCATTGAAGGAACCAAAGAAGTAATTTTTGATAATGTAGCGTTATCGATTGATCCTTCTAAATTCATCATAATGCGTTCCGGAAATTGTTTGATGACTGAAAAAAGGATTTCAGATACATCCAATTATAAAAGCATTCTTTTGTTTTTTTCTAATGAAATGGTTCGTAATTTTATTAGAAAAATGGAATCAGAAAAATCAGAATCGATTGAACCTAAATCGGTTTATGATTTTGGCTATGATGATTTTTTAAAACGTTTTGTAGAGAGTTTAATCGATATTGCTAAACTTTCTAAAACTGTTCAGATAAAACTATTAGAAGTTAAGTTTGAAGAAATTATGCTTTATCTGACTGCTCAATATGGAACCGATTTTTTATATTCATTAATCACTAACAACAATCAAACGGCTCAAAAATTCATTCGTACAATCGAAAACAGTCATCTCGATAAGTTGACTGTAAAAGAATTGGCGTTTTTGTGTAATATGAGTGTTTCGACTTTTAAAAGAGAATTCGAAAAACACTATTCGGCATCTCCAATGAAATGGTTTCAAAACAAACGATTAGAACATGCGCATTACTTGTTAAATCAGGAAAAAAGCCCTTCTGAAGTATATTTTGAAGCCGGTTATGAAAACCTTTCCAGCTTTAGCCAGGCTTATAAGCTCAAATATGGTGTTACGCCAAGAGAACACAAAAAAGTTTGA
- a CDS encoding SDR family NAD(P)-dependent oxidoreductase: MSKKTAIVTGGNSGLGFATAKKLCDNGITTYIIGRSKEKTEDACAAIGENAIPVIFDLNDLKGIPAMIESITQNSSIDILVNNAGINMKKEFADVSDEDFLSIIHTNLLSVFAVSREVVKNMKANGGGSIVNISSMASQYGIPKVIAYSSSKGAIEAMTRAMAVELAQFGIRANCIAPGFIKTKMSSTALDNDPERKNKVLGRTPMGYLGEPSDIADAVYYFALSESKYTTGTVLPVDGGNSIGF; encoded by the coding sequence ATGAGCAAGAAAACGGCAATTGTAACCGGAGGAAATTCGGGATTAGGTTTTGCAACGGCAAAAAAACTTTGTGACAACGGAATCACAACTTATATCATCGGAAGATCAAAAGAAAAAACAGAAGATGCCTGTGCGGCAATTGGAGAAAATGCTATTCCGGTAATATTTGATTTGAACGATCTGAAAGGAATTCCTGCGATGATCGAAAGCATTACCCAAAACAGTTCAATTGATATTTTGGTTAATAATGCGGGAATCAATATGAAAAAGGAATTTGCAGATGTAAGTGATGAAGATTTTTTATCAATCATTCACACCAATCTTTTAAGTGTTTTTGCTGTGAGCCGAGAGGTTGTAAAAAATATGAAAGCAAACGGAGGTGGAAGCATTGTCAACATCAGTTCGATGGCATCACAATACGGAATTCCAAAAGTAATTGCCTATTCATCAAGTAAAGGCGCAATCGAAGCGATGACTCGTGCTATGGCGGTTGAATTAGCTCAGTTTGGTATTCGTGCCAATTGTATTGCACCAGGATTCATTAAAACCAAAATGTCATCAACAGCACTTGATAACGATCCGGAAAGAAAAAATAAAGTATTAGGAAGAACGCCAATGGGTTATTTGGGCGAACCCTCAGACATTGCAGACGCCGTTTATTATTTTGCTTTAAGCGAATCAAAATATACTACGGGTACAGTTTTGCCAGTTGATGGAGGAAATAGTATAGGGTTTTAA